From a single Theropithecus gelada isolate Dixy chromosome 10, Tgel_1.0, whole genome shotgun sequence genomic region:
- the LOC112633416 gene encoding putative SEC14-like protein 6, translated as MLRKHMEFQKQQDLASILAWQPPEVVRLYNANSIGGHDGEGSPVWYHIMGSLDPKGLLLSASKQELLRDSFRSCELLLRECKLQSQKLGKKVEKIIAVFDLEGLGLRHLWKPGIEVLQEFSSALEANYPEILKNLIVVRAPKLFAVTFNLVNSYMSEETRRKVVILGDNWKQELTKFVSPDQLPMEFGRTMTEPDGNPKCLTKINYGGEVPKSYYLCNQVRLQYEHTVSVGRGSSLQVENEILFPGCVLRWQFASDGGDIGFGVFLKTKMGEWQKAREMTEVLPSQRYNAHLVPEDGSITCLKASSYVLRFDNTYSLVHCKRISYTVEVLLPDQTFMEKMEKF; from the exons ATGCTGCGGAAG CATATGGAGTTCCAGAAGCAACAAGACCTGGCCAGCATCCTTGCCTGGCAGCCCCCAGAG GTGGTCAGGCTGTACAACGCCAACAGCATAGGCGGCCATGACGGTGAGGGCAGCCCTGTCTGGTACCACATCATGGGAAGCCTGGACCCTAAGGGCCTCTTGCTCTCGGCCTCCAAACAGGAGTTGCTCAGAGACAGCTTCCGGAGCTGTGAGCTGCTCCTGCGGGAGTGTAAGCTGCAGAGTCAGAAG CTGGGGAAGAAGGTGGAGAAAATCATAGCTGTTTTTGATCTTGAGGGGCTGGGCCTGAGGCATCTGTGGAAGCCAGGAATAGAGGTTCTCCAGGAG TTTTCCTCAGCACTTGAGGCAAATTACCCTGAGATCTTGAAGAATTTAATTGTTGTGAGAG CCCCCAAGCTATTCGCTGTAACCTTCAACCTGGTCAACTCTTACATGAGTGAAGAGACACGCAGGAAGGTGGTGATTCTGGGAG ACAACTGGAAGCAGGAGCTGACAAAATTCGTCAGCCCCGACCAGCTGCCCATGGAGTTTGGAAGGACCATGACTGAACCCGATGGCAACCCCAAGTGCCTGACCAAG ATCAACTATGGGGGTGAGGTGCCCAAGAGCTACTACTTGTGCAATCAGGTGAGGCTGCAGTATGAGCACACGGTGTCCGTGGGCCGCGGCTCCTCCCTGCAGGTAGAGAACGAGATCCTGTTCCCAGGCTGTGTGCTCAG GTGGCAGTTCGCATCGGATGGCGGGGACATCGGCTTTGGGGTTTTCCTGAAGACCAAGATGGGGGAGTGGCAGAAGGCTAGGGAGATGACGGAGGTGCTGCCCAGCCAGCGCTACAACGCCCACCTGGTGCCCGAGGATGGGAGCATCACCTGCCTCAAGGCCAGCAGCT ATGTCCTGAGGTTTGACAACACCTACAGCCTGGTTCATTGTAAACGCATCAGCTACACTGTGGAGGTACTGCTCCCAGACCAAACCTTCATGGAGAAGATGGAGAAATTCTAG